A part of Streptomyces sp. NBC_01451 genomic DNA contains:
- a CDS encoding SUKH-4 family immunity protein — protein sequence MVTFAQAQERAEEWVNGDVPAYQHREVRVREFELGFVVWAEDRAEGPRSDGGAQRLVLARDSGEATLWPALPVGEVIRRYEEQYGRAASVEDAVPAPPARLDLNQTSFLLTPPEWLQEAADKLGLPDRRADSAAPPSPSVSVASSGGAPVDAVPPAGATPWTGTDTTGVDAGEDRSVPLPATVFAPPLGDEDRDDVPRSRDAFNGGPGASGAPGYGYPQGAGGPSYGYPQGVPGGPGSPERALAPNAGEIADAATSKAPPPRGARGASAPPPPGTPGTLGARPGVGPPPPPGPGSGPAGGYVPTQFVSALEADGGVGADGAAGVGAPGSGAPHPPAGARPEGVHQAATMFSGPAGPGVPQPPAAPGVPGAGQGPGAPGAPSKPGAPGTPGGSGRLGVSSAPQPPGAANPPGAPLPPGPPGAPGALGGPRPPGAPNPPGGTPPDGVHQAATMFADPHRGGAPNAPRPPGAPGVPGAPQPPGAPGVPGVHGMPGVHGMPGGSGGPGAPSAPGAPGAPGAPGAPGAPGAPGVPGAVHRAETMLAGPPVGGPGVPPPPPNAGVPGPPGPPGAPGFPGASGTAGGPGAHGGPGAPGATPPPPGGRPVPGMPAPTGQPVPGMPAPGGRPVPGLAAPGPGAHVPGFPPPPAPSLSAPPPPPGPQQPSYGYPPPGQPTVGPGYQAVLRYRAPDGSEQQVIRRSAPGTPHPEWQIFHELRAMSIPPDQVLELHTELESCELPGAYCARMIREQWPNARITSIAPYGTDHASRQQGMAQLLAHQGELHQVADGPARPGPVRTPLPPVQTAPPIPPEGVAQEMAAAFGPGVFRFDQAAVSRQGVPPVVAHTLVVAGLPADMGPFFWAQAQPGRPVPTLAELAQERGVRPAADAGSYLVMGSDFGKAICVQYGTANIVAVPVEAGPGGAPVPPQFVNTGLPEFARCLALLGRMWRLRYGLNQEQAGRWTVDFQAQLASLDPAALGSPESWWSVLLEEMWDGLL from the coding sequence ATGGTGACTTTCGCGCAGGCGCAGGAGCGCGCCGAGGAATGGGTCAACGGGGATGTGCCGGCGTACCAGCACCGGGAGGTGCGGGTACGGGAGTTCGAGCTCGGGTTCGTGGTGTGGGCGGAGGATCGTGCGGAGGGTCCGCGGTCGGACGGTGGCGCCCAGCGGCTGGTCCTTGCCCGGGACAGCGGTGAGGCCACCCTGTGGCCCGCCCTGCCGGTGGGCGAGGTGATCCGGCGGTACGAGGAGCAGTACGGCCGTGCTGCCTCCGTCGAGGACGCGGTACCGGCGCCTCCGGCCCGGCTGGACCTGAACCAGACGTCGTTCCTGCTGACTCCGCCGGAGTGGTTGCAGGAGGCGGCGGACAAGCTGGGGCTTCCCGACCGGCGGGCGGATTCGGCGGCGCCGCCGTCCCCGTCGGTTTCCGTGGCCTCTTCGGGCGGGGCGCCGGTGGACGCGGTGCCGCCTGCGGGGGCCACGCCGTGGACCGGGACCGACACGACCGGCGTGGACGCGGGCGAGGACCGTTCCGTGCCGCTGCCGGCGACGGTGTTCGCGCCGCCGCTGGGTGACGAGGACCGCGACGACGTTCCGCGTTCCCGGGATGCCTTCAACGGCGGTCCGGGGGCTTCGGGGGCTCCGGGGTACGGGTATCCGCAGGGTGCGGGTGGGCCCTCGTACGGGTATCCGCAGGGTGTGCCCGGCGGGCCGGGCTCGCCGGAGCGTGCGCTCGCTCCCAACGCCGGCGAGATCGCCGACGCGGCGACCAGCAAGGCACCGCCGCCGCGCGGTGCCCGGGGCGCGAGCGCTCCGCCTCCACCGGGTACGCCGGGAACTCTGGGTGCCCGTCCGGGAGTTGGGCCTCCTCCGCCGCCGGGACCTGGTTCCGGCCCCGCGGGCGGATACGTGCCTACGCAGTTCGTGTCGGCGCTGGAGGCCGACGGTGGTGTCGGAGCCGACGGGGCGGCGGGGGTTGGTGCTCCAGGCTCCGGTGCTCCCCACCCGCCTGCGGGTGCGCGTCCTGAGGGCGTCCATCAGGCCGCGACGATGTTCTCCGGGCCCGCGGGACCCGGCGTGCCCCAGCCTCCGGCGGCCCCCGGGGTTCCGGGTGCGGGCCAGGGGCCGGGTGCCCCCGGTGCGCCGAGCAAGCCGGGTGCGCCGGGTACCCCGGGTGGGTCCGGCCGTCTCGGTGTGTCCAGTGCTCCTCAGCCTCCTGGTGCGGCGAATCCGCCCGGCGCTCCGCTGCCTCCGGGTCCGCCCGGCGCTCCGGGTGCCCTTGGCGGACCGCGTCCGCCCGGTGCTCCCAACCCGCCCGGGGGTACCCCTCCGGACGGCGTCCACCAGGCCGCGACCATGTTCGCCGACCCCCACCGGGGCGGCGCCCCCAACGCGCCCCGGCCGCCCGGCGCTCCGGGTGTCCCGGGTGCTCCCCAGCCTCCGGGTGCCCCCGGCGTACCCGGTGTGCACGGCATGCCCGGTGTGCACGGCATGCCCGGTGGGTCCGGTGGCCCAGGCGCACCGTCCGCTCCCGGTGCTCCCGGTGCTCCCGGTGCTCCCGGTGCTCCCGGTGCTCCCGGTGCTCCCGGTGTCCCTGGGGCCGTGCACCGCGCCGAGACCATGCTGGCCGGTCCTCCGGTCGGCGGCCCCGGCGTGCCCCCGCCGCCCCCGAACGCCGGTGTGCCCGGCCCTCCCGGCCCGCCTGGTGCCCCGGGCTTCCCCGGCGCTTCGGGCACTGCCGGCGGTCCCGGTGCCCACGGCGGTCCTGGCGCCCCGGGCGCGACGCCCCCGCCCCCCGGCGGTCGGCCGGTGCCCGGCATGCCCGCGCCGACCGGTCAGCCCGTGCCGGGTATGCCCGCGCCCGGCGGTCGGCCCGTACCCGGTTTGGCCGCTCCCGGCCCGGGGGCACATGTCCCCGGGTTTCCGCCGCCGCCCGCCCCCAGCCTCTCCGCGCCGCCTCCTCCGCCGGGCCCCCAGCAGCCCTCGTACGGCTATCCGCCGCCCGGTCAGCCCACGGTCGGGCCCGGTTATCAGGCCGTTCTTCGTTACCGGGCGCCCGACGGGTCCGAGCAGCAGGTGATCCGGCGGTCCGCGCCGGGGACGCCGCATCCGGAGTGGCAGATCTTCCATGAGCTGCGGGCGATGAGCATTCCGCCGGATCAGGTCCTCGAACTCCACACCGAGTTGGAGAGCTGTGAACTGCCGGGTGCCTACTGCGCCCGCATGATCCGCGAACAGTGGCCCAACGCCCGGATCACCAGCATCGCCCCCTACGGCACCGATCACGCCAGTCGTCAGCAGGGCATGGCTCAACTCCTCGCACATCAGGGTGAGTTGCACCAGGTGGCGGACGGTCCGGCGCGCCCGGGGCCGGTGCGTACGCCGCTGCCGCCCGTGCAGACCGCGCCGCCGATCCCCCCGGAGGGGGTCGCGCAGGAGATGGCCGCCGCGTTCGGGCCCGGGGTGTTCCGGTTCGACCAGGCGGCGGTGTCGCGGCAGGGGGTGCCGCCGGTCGTGGCGCACACGTTGGTCGTCGCCGGGCTGCCGGCCGACATGGGGCCGTTCTTCTGGGCGCAGGCCCAGCCGGGGCGGCCGGTGCCGACCCTCGCCGAGCTGGCGCAGGAGCGCGGGGTGCGGCCGGCGGCGGACGCCGGGTCGTACCTCGTGATGGGCAGTGACTTCGGCAAGGCGATCTGCGTGCAGTACGGGACGGCGAACATCGTCGCGGTGCCCGTGGAGGCGGGGCCCGGTGGGGCGCCCGTACCGCCGCAGTTCGTGAACACGGGGCTGCCCGAGTTCGCGCGCTGTCTCGCGCTGCTCGGCCGTATGTGGCGGCTGCGCTACGGGCTCAACCAGGAGCAGGCGGGCCGCTGGACGGTCGACTTCCAGGCCCAGCTCGCCTCCCTCGACCCGGCGGCGCTCGGCTCGCCGGAGAGCTGGTGGTCGGTGCTGCTGGAGGAGATGTGGGACGGGTTGCTCTGA
- a CDS encoding SMI1/KNR4 family protein, which produces MTTGRLGQRAVPPNAAYAGQVVHFPDPVRATRHPRGVRVDEHGYPDFSLYARAAAEIAEPPEGFGVDELRLTDYVSANAALAASGHELWDTVPAVATPHGWTWHHVAGGRRLELVPVEVKALLRHHGGIATSGVDQHKRGTRPLQETRPAHFALPKSAVAVTEPQVQGVEEDLGYRLPGAYRSFLKAAGGCAPVGAALDAELGLLLDQPFFTVRDEAAVNDLVYVNKCLRDHLTKDYLCVGFVQGGLLAVKVKGERLGSVWFSPYDDARDVDPTWPPADRVQRLLLPCGDDFDQFLSRLAGSPPELETVANLMVDGGFARALPLSAASGASSVSSVGE; this is translated from the coding sequence ATGACGACAGGTCGGCTCGGGCAGCGAGCCGTGCCGCCGAACGCGGCCTATGCCGGGCAGGTCGTGCACTTCCCGGATCCGGTACGGGCCACCCGGCATCCGAGAGGGGTGCGGGTCGACGAACACGGCTATCCGGACTTCTCGCTCTACGCGCGTGCGGCGGCGGAGATCGCCGAGCCGCCCGAGGGCTTCGGTGTCGACGAGTTGCGGCTGACGGACTACGTGTCGGCGAACGCGGCGCTCGCCGCGTCCGGGCACGAGTTGTGGGACACGGTTCCGGCGGTGGCGACCCCGCACGGCTGGACCTGGCACCACGTAGCCGGCGGGCGGCGTCTTGAGCTCGTCCCGGTCGAGGTGAAGGCGCTGCTGCGGCATCACGGTGGGATCGCGACTTCGGGCGTGGACCAGCACAAGCGCGGTACGCGGCCCCTGCAGGAGACGCGGCCGGCGCACTTCGCGCTGCCGAAGTCGGCGGTGGCGGTGACGGAGCCGCAGGTGCAGGGTGTCGAGGAGGATCTCGGCTACCGGCTGCCGGGGGCGTACCGGTCGTTCCTGAAGGCGGCGGGCGGGTGTGCGCCGGTGGGCGCGGCGCTCGACGCCGAGTTGGGGCTGCTGCTGGACCAGCCGTTCTTCACGGTGCGGGACGAGGCGGCGGTCAACGACCTCGTGTACGTCAACAAGTGTCTGCGGGACCATCTGACGAAGGACTATCTGTGCGTCGGCTTCGTGCAGGGTGGTCTGCTGGCCGTGAAGGTGAAGGGTGAGCGGCTCGGTTCGGTGTGGTTCAGCCCGTACGACGACGCGCGGGACGTCGATCCGACCTGGCCGCCGGCCGACCGGGTGCAGCGGCTGCTGCTGCCGTGCGGCGACGACTTCGACCAGTTCCTGTCCCGGCTCGCGGGCAGTCCGCCGGAGCTGGAGACGGTGGCGAACCTGATGGTGGACGGCGGCTTCGCGCGTGCGCTGCCGCTGTCCGCGGCGTCCGGGGCGTCTTCGGTGTCTTCGGTGGGGGAGTGA
- a CDS encoding YwqJ-related putative deaminase — translation MTTMNATQTGTATGRPTGRPTGRPTGRPTESPTSTPTPGTPGTTGRPGGDPRVGWSSDDTPRVPTLRHRRDGILPTVAAALSVRGATLTGTAARGDQPPSLHPLVQDFLDTLASAQRDRSTGRCAEALLISRQITIADEARSRRAARKPMTNGEARRALKQAKLTTRRIREDGDPLHGSFAAPCRSCTALSAHFGVRIVDSSAPTD, via the coding sequence ATGACGACCATGAACGCGACACAGACGGGGACAGCGACAGGAAGGCCGACAGGCCGACCGACAGGCCGACCGACAGGCCGACCGACAGAAAGCCCGACGAGCACACCGACACCCGGAACACCCGGTACGACCGGCAGACCCGGCGGCGACCCACGAGTCGGCTGGAGCTCCGACGACACACCCCGCGTCCCCACCCTCCGCCACCGCCGCGACGGCATACTCCCCACCGTCGCCGCCGCCCTCTCCGTACGCGGCGCAACCCTCACCGGCACCGCCGCACGCGGCGACCAACCACCCTCCCTGCACCCACTCGTCCAGGACTTCCTGGACACCCTCGCCAGCGCCCAACGCGACCGCTCCACCGGCCGCTGCGCCGAAGCACTCCTCATATCCCGCCAGATCACCATCGCCGACGAGGCCCGCAGCCGACGCGCCGCCCGCAAACCCATGACCAACGGCGAAGCCCGCAGAGCACTCAAACAAGCCAAACTCACCACCCGCCGCATCCGCGAGGACGGCGACCCCCTCCACGGCAGCTTCGCCGCACCCTGCCGCTCCTGCACGGCGCTCAGCGCCCACTTCGGCGTCCGCATAGTCGACTCGTCGGCCCCCACCGACTGA
- a CDS encoding SUKH-3 domain-containing protein produces MHTDRTSSTRFPVAVDAALRAAGWQPGRWDIKQAEIWADTLRGHTSPAGHRHAVFPAAVEAWAEFGGLHLTPPGTGRQVAPTALHLDPLHGLHMARTLADLGRALDTEVCPLGEEPETQSLLAIDTAGRVYALDHTGDWYLGADIDQALATLVTGLEPVRLTPP; encoded by the coding sequence ATGCACACCGACCGCACCTCCTCCACCCGCTTCCCCGTGGCCGTCGACGCCGCACTGCGCGCCGCCGGCTGGCAGCCCGGCCGCTGGGACATAAAACAGGCCGAGATCTGGGCCGACACCCTGCGCGGCCACACCTCCCCCGCCGGACACCGCCACGCCGTCTTCCCCGCCGCCGTGGAAGCCTGGGCGGAATTCGGCGGCCTCCACCTCACACCCCCCGGCACCGGCCGCCAGGTCGCCCCCACCGCCCTCCACCTCGACCCCCTGCACGGCCTCCACATGGCCCGCACCCTCGCCGACCTCGGCCGCGCCCTCGACACCGAGGTCTGCCCCCTCGGCGAAGAACCCGAGACCCAGTCCCTGCTGGCCATCGACACAGCCGGCCGCGTCTACGCCCTCGACCACACCGGCGACTGGTACCTCGGCGCCGACATCGACCAGGCCCTCGCCACCCTCGTCACCGGCCTGGAACCGGTCCGCCTGACACCTCCCTGA